One segment of Gordonia terrae DNA contains the following:
- a CDS encoding protein kinase domain-containing protein, translating into MAAQPVQVAGYPVITRLGSGGMGTVYLVENPQLRRREALKVISIGETVDEEFARRFSREAQTAAALDHPAIVTIYHYGVTDGDPWFTMTYLDGRDLRRASLRPDEVVAVVHRVADALDYAHEHGVIHRDIKPGNIMVTRRAMDDALDRVVVLDFGIAKLTTATTLTAPSSFVGTLVYAAPEILDGKPAGPASDQYALACTAYELLSGATPFDADTQTRHIVAKLTTRPAPISSHRPVLGALDPVFDRALARGPLDRYPTCRAFAAELHAALQRAGTDDRSRTLVTPATQVITPRPQTPPPTVSSPTPPPASSPPPHRRRWPLALAAVVAVALLATAVAIGVVTLGGDDGTTSDAASSPLAATDAQAQLSAGLGATCSIRDGTAYCWGDNTAGQLGDGTTEARQTPTRVADLSDVTAISTGGPNSCAIAAGLAYCWGNNDYGQLGDGTTDARLTPTRVAGLADVTAISTANWATCAISAGAAYCWGTNDFDQLGDGSTANQYRPVRVAGLDDVTAISVGVNFTCAVAAGDAYCWGLNDNGQVGDGTTTNRARPTRVGDLDGATTVSAGAATACAIAGASAYCWGNNDFGQLGDGTTYGRRTATPVTGLDGVDGVDAVSTGTANTTCAVAGGVAYCWGANAWGSVGDGTLTDRPAPTRVPQLSEVSAISTGERTSCAYAASYLWCWGFNATGQLGVGGTDDRPTPTQVTF; encoded by the coding sequence ATGGCCGCCCAGCCAGTCCAGGTCGCCGGCTACCCGGTGATCACCCGGTTGGGCAGCGGCGGGATGGGCACCGTGTATCTGGTCGAGAATCCGCAACTGCGTCGTCGTGAGGCGCTGAAGGTGATCTCGATCGGCGAGACCGTCGACGAGGAGTTCGCGCGGCGATTCAGCCGTGAGGCGCAGACCGCGGCGGCCCTCGACCACCCCGCGATCGTGACGATCTACCACTACGGCGTCACCGACGGCGACCCCTGGTTCACGATGACCTACCTCGACGGCCGGGACCTCCGCCGCGCCTCGCTGCGCCCGGACGAGGTGGTGGCCGTGGTCCACCGGGTGGCCGATGCGCTCGACTACGCGCACGAACACGGCGTGATCCACCGCGACATCAAGCCCGGCAACATCATGGTCACGCGCCGCGCGATGGACGACGCCCTCGACCGCGTGGTCGTCCTCGACTTCGGGATCGCGAAGCTGACCACCGCCACCACGCTGACCGCGCCGTCGTCGTTCGTGGGAACTCTCGTGTACGCCGCGCCGGAGATCCTCGACGGCAAACCGGCGGGCCCCGCGTCGGACCAATACGCCCTGGCCTGCACGGCCTACGAACTCCTCTCCGGCGCAACGCCGTTCGACGCCGATACGCAGACCCGGCACATCGTCGCGAAGCTCACGACGCGCCCGGCGCCGATCAGCAGCCACCGACCGGTGCTCGGCGCTCTCGACCCCGTCTTCGACCGTGCGCTCGCTCGCGGCCCCCTGGACCGATACCCCACCTGCCGCGCATTCGCTGCAGAGCTACACGCCGCGCTCCAACGGGCCGGAACCGACGACCGGTCACGCACGCTCGTCACACCTGCGACGCAGGTCATCACACCGCGACCACAGACGCCGCCGCCGACGGTCTCGTCCCCGACGCCGCCGCCGGCATCGTCTCCGCCGCCGCACCGCCGCCGCTGGCCGCTCGCGTTGGCCGCGGTCGTCGCGGTCGCTCTCCTCGCGACGGCGGTCGCGATCGGGGTCGTCACCCTCGGCGGCGACGACGGGACCACCTCCGACGCCGCGTCGTCACCCCTGGCGGCCACGGACGCCCAGGCGCAGCTGAGCGCCGGCCTCGGGGCCACCTGTTCGATCCGGGACGGGACCGCCTACTGCTGGGGCGACAACACCGCAGGCCAACTCGGCGACGGCACCACCGAAGCCCGCCAGACACCCACCCGAGTGGCCGATCTCAGCGATGTCACCGCGATCAGCACCGGTGGCCCCAACAGCTGCGCGATTGCCGCGGGACTCGCCTACTGCTGGGGCAACAACGACTACGGGCAGCTCGGCGACGGTACGACCGACGCGCGCCTGACGCCGACCCGGGTCGCCGGTCTCGCCGACGTCACCGCCATCTCGACCGCCAACTGGGCCACCTGCGCGATCTCGGCAGGCGCGGCCTACTGCTGGGGCACCAACGACTTCGACCAGCTCGGTGACGGCTCCACCGCGAACCAGTACCGGCCCGTTCGCGTCGCCGGGCTCGACGACGTGACCGCGATCAGCGTCGGGGTGAACTTCACCTGCGCCGTCGCGGCCGGCGACGCCTACTGCTGGGGACTCAACGACAACGGTCAGGTCGGCGACGGCACGACCACGAACCGGGCTCGCCCGACCCGCGTCGGCGATCTCGACGGCGCGACCACGGTCTCCGCCGGTGCCGCCACCGCCTGCGCGATCGCTGGGGCGAGCGCGTATTGCTGGGGCAACAACGACTTCGGGCAGCTCGGCGACGGCACCACCTACGGCCGCCGGACGGCGACGCCCGTGACCGGCCTCGACGGGGTCGACGGGGTCGACGCCGTCAGCACCGGAACGGCGAACACCACCTGCGCGGTGGCGGGTGGCGTCGCGTACTGCTGGGGAGCCAACGCCTGGGGGTCGGTCGGCGACGGCACCCTGACCGACCG
- the moaC gene encoding cyclic pyranopterin monophosphate synthase MoaC, translating to MPPTGTDEGGSDSRGLAEAGGSRLSHLDASGSARMVDVGAKPSTRRRAVAAGTFRTTAEVIGLLSESRLPKGDVLATARIAGIMAAKRTDELIPLCHQLALSSVEVDFAIGTETIEVTATVATSGQTGVEMEALTAVAVTGLTLHDMVKAVDRRAQMDGIRLLAKTGGKSGDWYRDPADPADD from the coding sequence ATGCCGCCCACCGGAACTGACGAAGGTGGGTCGGACTCGCGCGGGCTCGCAGAGGCCGGCGGCTCACGGCTGAGCCACCTCGACGCCTCCGGGTCGGCCCGCATGGTCGACGTCGGTGCCAAGCCGTCGACGAGGCGTCGCGCCGTCGCCGCCGGTACGTTCCGGACCACCGCCGAGGTGATCGGCCTCCTCAGTGAGTCGAGGCTGCCCAAGGGGGATGTGCTCGCCACGGCTCGCATCGCCGGGATCATGGCGGCAAAACGGACCGACGAGCTGATCCCGCTGTGCCATCAGCTGGCGCTGTCGTCGGTCGAGGTCGACTTCGCGATCGGTACCGAGACGATCGAGGTGACCGCCACCGTGGCCACCTCCGGCCAGACGGGCGTCGAGATGGAGGCCTTGACCGCGGTCGCCGTCACCGGACTGACCTTGCACGACATGGTCAAGGCCGTGGACCGGCGGGCGCAGATGGACGGGATCCGCCTGCTCGCCAAGACCGGGGGCAAGTCGGGGGACTGGTATCGCGATCCGGCTGACCCCGCCGATGACTGA
- a CDS encoding MogA/MoaB family molybdenum cofactor biosynthesis protein — protein sequence MTDPKPPRVARVVVASNRASTGVYADRSGPIIEAWLAEQGFSVDECDVVADGPPVGDAIRAAVYAEVDLVITTGGTGLTPTDRTPEQTRPLLDVEIPGLADAIRSAGLPKVPTAVLSRGLAGVAGTTLVVNLPGSTGGVRDGLGVLAGVVHHALDQIRGGDHR from the coding sequence ATGACTGACCCGAAGCCGCCTCGCGTCGCGCGCGTCGTCGTCGCATCGAACCGCGCCAGCACCGGCGTCTACGCCGACCGTTCCGGTCCGATCATCGAGGCATGGCTTGCCGAACAGGGGTTTTCGGTCGACGAGTGCGACGTCGTGGCCGACGGCCCGCCGGTGGGCGACGCCATCCGCGCCGCGGTCTACGCCGAGGTCGACCTCGTGATCACCACGGGCGGAACGGGCTTGACCCCCACCGACCGGACACCCGAACAGACCCGTCCGCTGCTCGACGTCGAGATCCCGGGTCTGGCCGACGCGATCCGCTCGGCGGGCCTGCCGAAGGTGCCGACCGCCGTCCTCTCACGCGGGCTGGCCGGTGTGGCCGGGACGACGCTCGTCGTGAACCTGCCCGGCTCGACGGGCGGGGTCCGTGACGGACTGGGCGTGCTCGCCGGCGTCGTCCACCACGCACTCGATCAGATCCGCGGAGGCGACCACCGATGA
- a CDS encoding molybdenum cofactor biosynthesis protein MoaE, with protein MTGDPATRVVHTGVVDEAITLAEHEAMVADAADGKAGAVVGFVGAVRDHDGGRTVTALHYSGHPTAATVLAEVVEQVSAVDGVRAVAVSHRIGDLAIGDIAFVVAVAADHRRAAFQTCSRLVDEVKARLPVWKHQFFDDGTDEWVNSA; from the coding sequence ATGACCGGAGATCCCGCCACCCGGGTGGTGCACACCGGGGTCGTGGACGAGGCGATCACGCTGGCCGAGCACGAGGCGATGGTTGCCGACGCCGCCGACGGCAAGGCCGGGGCGGTGGTCGGATTCGTCGGCGCCGTCCGCGACCACGACGGCGGACGAACGGTGACCGCCCTGCACTATTCGGGACATCCCACGGCCGCGACGGTCCTGGCCGAGGTCGTCGAACAGGTCTCCGCGGTCGACGGTGTACGCGCGGTCGCCGTGTCCCATCGGATCGGCGACCTCGCGATCGGCGACATCGCGTTCGTGGTGGCGGTGGCTGCCGACCATCGCCGAGCCGCGTTCCAGACCTGCTCGCGCCTCGTCGACGAGGTCAAGGCCCGGCTACCGGTCTGGAAGCATCAGTTCTTCGACGACGGCACCGACGAATGGGTCAACTCGGCCTGA
- a CDS encoding transglycosylase family protein, producing MSGRHRKQTTSTAAKTITKVALTGAVLGGGAALLGTGTANAATDAEWNQVAQCESGGNWAIATGNGYHGGLQFSPSTWSGHGGGEFAPTADQASREEQIVVAERVLGSQGKGAWPTCGTGLSGSTPRSAPTDTPREIAPVLPGGNGSVDLAKTTDDVAKQVTDALTEAGVSPEIKNLWQAAKDSGVSLNQDQIKMFNDNKHLLPNP from the coding sequence ATGTCCGGACGTCATCGCAAGCAGACGACCAGCACGGCCGCCAAGACCATCACCAAGGTCGCCCTCACCGGCGCAGTCCTCGGCGGCGGAGCAGCCCTCCTGGGCACCGGTACCGCCAACGCGGCCACCGACGCCGAGTGGAACCAGGTCGCGCAGTGCGAGTCCGGTGGCAACTGGGCCATCGCGACCGGCAACGGCTACCACGGCGGCCTGCAGTTCTCCCCGAGCACCTGGTCCGGCCACGGTGGCGGCGAGTTCGCCCCGACCGCCGATCAGGCCTCGCGCGAAGAGCAGATCGTCGTCGCCGAGCGCGTCCTCGGATCGCAGGGCAAGGGCGCATGGCCCACCTGCGGCACCGGCCTCTCGGGCTCGACCCCGCGCAGCGCGCCGACCGACACCCCGCGTGAGATCGCTCCGGTCCTCCCCGGCGGCAACGGCAGCGTCGACCTGGCCAAGACCACCGACGACGTCGCCAAGCAGGTCACCGACGCCCTCACCGAGGCCGGCGTCAGCCCCGAGATCAAGAACCTCTGGCAGGCGGCCAAGGACAGCGGAGTCTCGCTGAACCAGGACCAGATCAAGATGTTCAACGACAACAAGCACCTGCTGCCCAACCCCTGA
- a CDS encoding MoaD/ThiS family protein: protein MQLTVRFFAAARAAAGAEETVVDVDPSTTLRALEETLAAGNPSLATVLERCSYLRDEVAFSDRTRALGACTTLDVLPPFAGG, encoded by the coding sequence ATGCAGCTCACAGTGCGATTCTTCGCGGCCGCGCGCGCCGCGGCCGGCGCCGAGGAGACGGTTGTCGACGTCGACCCGTCGACCACCCTCCGCGCCCTGGAGGAGACCCTCGCGGCCGGAAACCCCTCCCTTGCCACGGTTCTCGAACGCTGTTCGTATCTGCGCGACGAGGTCGCGTTCTCCGATCGGACGCGTGCGCTCGGCGCGTGCACGACACTCGACGTCCTCCCCCCGTTTGCCGGTGGCTGA
- the moaA gene encoding GTP 3',8-cyclase MoaA, whose translation MSTVGLGLPLPRSPREAAASDVPSEGPLRDTFGRVAKDLRVSVTDRCNLRCSYCMPAEGLDWMPTDQVLSTDELIRVLTVAVRDLGIERIRFTGGEPLLRRDLEDIIAAVACLPQAPEIAMTTNGLGLPRRVDGLVDAGLDRINVSLDTVDPARFAEITRRDRLTDVLDGLAAARRAGLDPVKVNAVVPDRADLAGVPDLLAYCLEHGYELRIIEQMPLDADHAWQRAQMVTAREILTTLRERFTLLPDPAPRGSAPAATWLVDGHDGPHGPARVGVIASVTQPFCGDCDRTRLTADGSLRNCLFATTETDIRTALRTLPDDEIDAALAQLWRASMWAKTPGHEVNVAGFRQPDRPMSAIGG comes from the coding sequence ATGAGCACGGTCGGCCTCGGCCTGCCACTGCCCCGCTCTCCGCGGGAGGCAGCGGCATCCGACGTGCCGTCCGAGGGTCCGCTGCGCGACACATTCGGCCGGGTGGCGAAGGATCTCCGGGTCTCGGTCACCGACCGCTGCAATCTGCGCTGCTCGTACTGCATGCCGGCCGAGGGACTCGACTGGATGCCCACCGACCAGGTGCTGTCCACCGACGAACTGATCCGGGTCCTGACGGTCGCGGTCCGCGACCTCGGCATCGAACGCATCCGGTTCACCGGCGGTGAACCACTGCTGCGCCGCGACCTGGAGGACATCATCGCGGCCGTGGCCTGCCTGCCGCAGGCCCCCGAGATCGCGATGACCACGAATGGCCTGGGACTGCCCCGGCGGGTCGACGGCCTGGTCGACGCCGGGCTCGACCGCATCAACGTCTCGCTGGACACCGTCGACCCGGCCCGCTTCGCGGAGATCACACGCCGGGACCGTCTGACCGACGTGCTCGACGGCCTGGCCGCGGCACGGCGCGCGGGACTCGATCCGGTCAAGGTCAACGCCGTGGTGCCCGACCGCGCGGACCTCGCGGGAGTGCCCGACCTGCTCGCCTACTGCCTCGAGCACGGTTATGAGCTGCGGATCATCGAGCAGATGCCGCTCGACGCCGACCACGCGTGGCAGCGGGCGCAGATGGTCACGGCCCGAGAGATCCTCACGACGCTGCGCGAGCGTTTCACGCTGCTTCCCGACCCCGCGCCACGCGGGAGCGCTCCGGCCGCCACCTGGCTCGTGGACGGCCACGACGGGCCACACGGGCCCGCCCGTGTCGGAGTCATCGCCTCGGTCACCCAGCCGTTCTGCGGCGACTGCGACCGCACCCGCCTCACCGCCGACGGCTCGCTGCGCAATTGCCTCTTCGCGACGACGGAGACCGACATCCGGACCGCACTGCGCACTCTCCCCGACGACGAGATCGACGCGGCCCTGGCGCAGCTCTGGCGCGCGAGCATGTGGGCGAAGACCCCCGGCCACGAGGTGAACGTGGCCGGCTTCCGGCAACCGGATCGACCGATGTCGGCGATCGGCGGCTAG
- a CDS encoding flavin reductase family protein has product MTTTIDTTPDLSPVSDGRALRDAYSCFPSGVVAVCCEQRDGDSTTLIGMAASSFTTVSLDPPLVSVCVQNTSTTWPRIRTAPAIGVSVFAGDQIELCKQLAGSSEHRFDGITPLSTDRGAVFVPDAAAHLSCTIHNEIQAGDHTVVLLEIESLRADPDVEPLVFHASTFRALEARKDPTRK; this is encoded by the coding sequence GTGACCACAACCATCGACACCACCCCCGACCTCTCCCCCGTCTCCGACGGGCGGGCACTGCGGGATGCCTACAGCTGCTTCCCGTCCGGCGTCGTGGCGGTGTGTTGCGAACAGCGCGACGGGGATTCGACCACCCTGATCGGAATGGCGGCGAGTTCGTTCACCACCGTCTCGCTCGACCCGCCACTCGTCTCGGTCTGCGTGCAGAACACCTCGACGACCTGGCCGCGGATCCGCACCGCACCGGCCATCGGGGTCAGCGTGTTCGCCGGCGACCAGATCGAGCTGTGCAAGCAGCTCGCGGGATCGTCGGAGCACCGCTTCGACGGCATCACGCCGCTGAGCACCGACCGCGGTGCGGTGTTCGTGCCCGACGCAGCCGCGCACCTGTCGTGCACGATCCACAACGAGATCCAGGCCGGCGACCACACCGTCGTACTGCTGGAGATCGAGTCCCTGCGCGCCGATCCCGATGTCGAACCCCTGGTCTTCCACGCCAGCACCTTCCGCGCCCTCGAGGCACGTAAGGACCCCACCCGGAAGTGA
- a CDS encoding cold-shock protein gives MPTGKVKWYDADKGFGFLSQESGEDVYVRSAALPDGVEALKPGQRVEFGMAAGRRGPQALSVKVLEPAPSVSKNVREAARKDVKRHTPDELHGMVADLITLLEGKVQPDLRKGRYPDRKTAQRISEVVRAVARELDS, from the coding sequence GTGCCGACCGGCAAGGTGAAGTGGTACGACGCGGACAAGGGCTTCGGCTTTCTCTCCCAGGAGAGCGGCGAGGACGTCTACGTGCGTTCGGCAGCATTGCCCGACGGGGTCGAGGCGCTCAAGCCGGGGCAGCGCGTCGAGTTCGGCATGGCCGCCGGTCGTCGCGGACCGCAGGCATTGAGCGTGAAGGTCCTCGAGCCCGCACCCAGCGTCTCCAAGAACGTGCGTGAAGCTGCCCGCAAGGACGTCAAGCGGCACACACCCGACGAGCTGCACGGCATGGTCGCCGACCTCATCACCCTTCTGGAGGGCAAGGTCCAGCCGGACCTGCGCAAGGGCCGGTACCCCGACCGCAAGACCGCGCAGCGGATCTCCGAGGTCGTGCGGGCCGTCGCGCGGGAGCTCGACTCCTGA
- a CDS encoding DUF2771 family protein: MISSGEKKALSIIAIVVVLFVAVVGTSVFLLTRNASSDDQPYLHVAVGDDLHTVDPRWWCDLMLTACDPEITAPRETATVPVPVGSTVMLTVSSEIAQGPWNLAAVYQTPRGLVEDEQPQGSDSTYTLTLRSVPDRVLIGFTVISASARLSPADEVLPRGELAVQTAPDA, encoded by the coding sequence GTGATCAGCAGTGGTGAGAAGAAGGCTCTGTCGATCATCGCGATCGTCGTCGTGCTGTTCGTGGCGGTGGTGGGGACGTCGGTGTTCCTGCTGACCCGCAATGCGAGCTCCGACGACCAGCCCTACCTGCACGTCGCGGTCGGCGACGACTTGCACACGGTCGATCCGCGCTGGTGGTGCGACCTGATGCTGACCGCCTGTGATCCGGAGATCACCGCGCCGCGCGAGACCGCGACGGTCCCGGTGCCGGTCGGGTCGACGGTCATGCTGACCGTCTCGAGCGAGATCGCGCAGGGCCCGTGGAATCTGGCGGCCGTCTACCAGACGCCGCGCGGGCTCGTCGAAGACGAGCAGCCGCAGGGGTCGGACAGCACCTACACGCTGACATTGCGGTCGGTGCCGGACCGGGTGCTGATCGGATTCACCGTCATCTCCGCGTCCGCGCGACTCTCCCCCGCCGACGAGGTCCTGCCCCGCGGCGAACTCGCGGTGCAGACCGCGCCGGACGCCTAG
- a CDS encoding MFS transporter, giving the protein MIPRSSRHDEGRGAPRGPANQHPQQPPPDGRARRAAQHPGSTNYPADETRQMRTRRPAPGWGEPPAGPGPGRNAYLPPPTHNPHLPPLDDRGRPPSEDQTRAMPTEHGPQNGGGRTPKKLTVMRVAAMRSRELTGKGIGKIHQAATADGADQSGLTALTLPVIANFAADAAMAVALANTLFFAAATGESKTNVALYLALTIAPFALIAPLIGPLLDRLQRGRRIAMATTFGLRVVLALLIMANVQWNDVTQQLEYDPWVLYPCALGLLVLSKSFGVLKSAVTPRVVPPTIDLPRVNSRLTTFGLIGGTIVGGAVAAAIEFLLGQALPLHLPGAMVWLAVVAGAGAYLCMRIPSWVESTEGEIPTTLTYHGEPARSAPGDSDQPTSARDGAKMLAAKMRQPLGRKVVAGLWGNGTIRILTGFLTLFVAFYAKAQQGDASDWTQLLLLGAVGAAAGVGNLIGNGVGTRLELKNPPSIVVGATAACFVVAVLAAIFGNIAAAAVAALVASGTSAIGKVCLDSSIQDDLPDESRASAFGRSETVLQLSWVFGASLGVLLPPTLWIGFTVVSVLLGLGLLQTVMTTRGRSLVPGLGGRRPDHAAPTVAFRAAGARSDIRTGPADADTRPHSQRPSTARMPTRTPSTARFENRGERPYSPGDHPPNDETGQRRQ; this is encoded by the coding sequence GTGATCCCACGGAGTTCCCGACACGACGAGGGGCGCGGGGCCCCCAGGGGTCCCGCGAACCAGCATCCCCAGCAGCCACCACCCGACGGTCGCGCACGCCGCGCCGCGCAGCACCCCGGTTCGACCAACTATCCGGCCGACGAGACACGACAGATGCGCACCCGTCGACCGGCACCGGGATGGGGAGAGCCACCGGCCGGCCCGGGCCCCGGCCGCAATGCCTACCTCCCCCCGCCCACGCACAATCCGCATCTCCCGCCGCTCGACGACCGCGGCCGGCCGCCCTCGGAGGACCAGACCCGGGCGATGCCGACCGAGCACGGGCCCCAGAACGGTGGCGGCCGGACGCCGAAGAAGCTGACGGTGATGCGGGTCGCGGCGATGCGGAGCCGCGAGTTGACCGGCAAGGGAATCGGCAAGATCCATCAGGCGGCCACCGCCGACGGCGCCGACCAGTCGGGCCTCACCGCGCTGACGCTGCCGGTGATCGCCAACTTCGCCGCCGACGCCGCGATGGCCGTCGCGCTCGCCAACACGCTGTTCTTCGCCGCGGCAACCGGCGAGTCGAAGACCAACGTGGCCCTGTACCTGGCGCTGACGATCGCACCCTTCGCGCTGATCGCGCCACTGATCGGACCTCTCCTCGACCGGCTGCAGCGTGGTCGCCGGATCGCCATGGCCACGACCTTCGGCCTGCGTGTCGTCCTGGCCCTGCTGATCATGGCCAACGTCCAGTGGAACGACGTGACGCAGCAGCTGGAGTACGACCCGTGGGTCCTCTATCCCTGCGCCCTGGGCCTGCTGGTGCTGTCGAAATCCTTCGGCGTCCTCAAGTCGGCGGTCACGCCGCGCGTGGTGCCGCCGACCATCGATCTGCCGCGGGTGAACTCCCGGCTGACCACCTTCGGTCTGATCGGCGGCACGATCGTGGGCGGCGCGGTCGCCGCCGCCATCGAGTTCCTGCTCGGCCAGGCGCTCCCGTTGCATCTGCCAGGCGCCATGGTGTGGCTGGCCGTGGTCGCGGGCGCAGGCGCCTATCTGTGCATGCGCATCCCCTCGTGGGTGGAGTCCACCGAAGGTGAGATCCCGACGACCCTCACCTACCACGGTGAACCCGCCCGGTCCGCCCCCGGCGACTCCGATCAGCCGACGAGCGCCCGGGACGGCGCCAAGATGCTCGCCGCCAAGATGCGCCAGCCACTCGGCCGCAAGGTCGTCGCAGGGTTGTGGGGCAACGGCACGATCCGCATCCTGACGGGCTTCCTGACGCTCTTCGTGGCGTTCTACGCCAAGGCCCAGCAGGGCGACGCCTCCGACTGGACCCAGCTGCTGCTGCTCGGTGCCGTCGGTGCCGCCGCCGGTGTCGGCAACCTGATCGGCAACGGCGTCGGCACCCGCCTCGAACTGAAGAACCCGCCGAGCATCGTCGTCGGCGCGACAGCGGCCTGCTTCGTCGTCGCGGTACTGGCGGCCATCTTCGGCAACATCGCCGCAGCCGCAGTCGCGGCCCTGGTCGCCTCCGGCACCAGCGCGATCGGCAAGGTGTGCCTCGACTCTTCCATCCAGGACGATCTCCCCGACGAGTCCCGCGCCTCGGCGTTCGGCCGGTCGGAGACGGTGCTGCAGTTGTCGTGGGTCTTCGGCGCCTCGCTCGGGGTCCTGTTGCCGCCGACCCTGTGGATCGGGTTCACCGTCGTGTCCGTGCTGCTCGGACTCGGGCTGCTGCAGACCGTGATGACCACCCGCGGCAGGTCACTGGTCCCCGGTCTGGGCGGTCGTCGCCCCGACCACGCCGCGCCGACCGTCGCCTTCCGTGCCGCCGGAGCCCGATCGGACATCCGGACCGGCCCGGCCGACGCCGACACCCGGCCGCACAGCCAACGGCCGTCGACAGCTCGCATGCCCACCCGGACACCGTCGACCGCCCGCTTCGAGAACCGGGGTGAGCGCCCGTACAGCCCCGGCGACCACCCGCCGAACGACGAGACAGGACAGCGACGTCAGTGA
- a CDS encoding DUF3027 domain-containing protein produces the protein MTLVGDGERHGDGERLLAAVDIARAALLDEGQRPGAHRRSVAEGDWAAAHYFDAELAGYRGWQWCVVLAGSPGSDEITLSEVVLLPGDGSLLAPPWVPWAERVASGDLAPGDLLAAEPDDPRLVPNQIDTGDEFRFDSESVEPDDIGQVAGELGLGRKRLLSPEGRADAAQRWYDGDFGPGSEMAQAAPFSCCTCGFYVPLAGALRAGFGACTNEFAADGRVVSAEYGCGAHSDVQGPKGNGSPAYDAYDDGAIEVVAISRDAEPART, from the coding sequence GTGACTCTGGTTGGTGACGGCGAACGACACGGTGACGGCGAACGGCTCCTGGCGGCCGTCGACATCGCGCGTGCCGCGCTGCTCGACGAAGGTCAGCGGCCGGGCGCGCATCGGCGCAGTGTGGCCGAGGGCGACTGGGCCGCCGCGCACTACTTCGACGCCGAGCTCGCGGGTTACCGGGGCTGGCAGTGGTGCGTCGTGCTGGCGGGCTCCCCGGGCAGTGACGAGATCACGCTCAGCGAGGTCGTGTTGCTTCCCGGTGACGGTTCGTTGCTCGCGCCGCCGTGGGTGCCGTGGGCGGAGCGGGTCGCCTCCGGAGACCTGGCCCCGGGTGATCTGCTCGCCGCCGAACCCGATGATCCGCGGCTGGTGCCGAATCAGATCGACACCGGCGACGAGTTCCGCTTCGATTCCGAGTCCGTCGAACCCGACGACATCGGTCAGGTCGCGGGCGAGCTGGGACTCGGCCGCAAGCGGCTGCTGAGCCCGGAGGGACGCGCCGACGCCGCGCAGCGCTGGTACGACGGCGACTTCGGGCCCGGCTCGGAGATGGCCCAGGCCGCGCCGTTCTCCTGCTGCACGTGCGGCTTCTACGTTCCCCTCGCCGGTGCGCTGCGGGCCGGGTTCGGTGCGTGCACCAACGAATTCGCCGCCGACGGACGCGTGGTCTCGGCCGAGTACGGCTGCGGTGCGCATTCGGACGTGCAAGGGCCCAAGGGCAACGGCTCGCCGGCCTATGACGCCTACGACGACGGCGCGATCGAGGTCGTCGCCATCTCCCGGGACGCGGAACCGGCTCGGACCTGA